The following coding sequences are from one Gossypium raimondii isolate GPD5lz chromosome 4, ASM2569854v1, whole genome shotgun sequence window:
- the LOC105779969 gene encoding soluble inorganic pyrophosphatase 6, chloroplastic isoform X1: MAAAARVIAIAGNSTAAASSCLLIKTPFALQRCSNGLRFNNVRRSSKRLFSCNAIYNPQVQIKREGQPETLDYRVFFEDNSGKKISPWHDVPLHLGDGVFSFIVEIPKESSAKMEVATDELYTPIKQDTKKGKLRYYPYNINWNYGLLPQTWEDPSLANSEVEGAFGDNDPVDVVEIGESRRKIGDILKVKPLAALAMIDEGELDWKIVAISLDDPRASLVNDIDDVEKHFPGTLTAVRDWFRDYKIPDGKPANKFGLGNKAANKDYALKVITETNESWAKLVKRSIPAGELSLV, encoded by the exons ATGGCAGCAGCAGCCAGAGTGATAGCCATCGCCGGCAACTCCACCGCCGCCGCGTCTTCCTGCTTGCTTATCAAAACACCGTTCGCTTTACAACGCTGCAGCAACGGACTTAGATTCAACAACGTCAGACGATCATCGAAAAGATTGTTTTCTTGCAATGCCATTTATAACCCTCAGGTTCAAATCAAACGAGAAGGCCAACCCGAAACTCTCGACTATAGAGTCTTCTTCGAAGATAATTCGGGCAAAAAG ATTTCTCCTTGGCATGATGTTCCATTGCACTTGGGAGATGGTGTTTTTAGCTTCATTGTTGAGATACCCAAAGAATCAAGTGCTAAAATGGAGGTTGCTACTGATGAACTTTACACTCCCATTAAACAGGATACAAAAAAGGGCAAGCTTCGATATTACCC CTATAATATAAATTGGAATTATGGATTGCTTCCACAAACATGGGAAGACCCGTCTTTGGCAAACTCTGAAGTTGAAGGAGCATTTGGTGATAACGACCCTG TTGATGTCGTTGAGATCGGTGAATCCCGGAGGAAAATCGGTGACATTTTGAAGGTTAAGCCCCTGGCTGCTTTAGCTATGATTGATGAAGGGGAACTTGACTGGAAAATAGTTGCCATTTCATTAGATGATCCAAGGGCTTCTCTTGTAAATGACATTGACGACGTCGAGAAACACTTCCCG GGGACTCTCACTGCTGTCAGGGATTGGTTTAGGGACTACAAGATCCCTGATGGGAAACCAGCCAACAAATTTGGCCTCGGCAACAAGGCGGCAAACAAG GATTATGCTCTTAAGGTTATTACAGAGACCAACGAGTCTTGGGCTAAACTTGTCAAAAGATCAATTCCCGCCGGAGAGCTTTCGCTTGTATGA
- the LOC105779968 gene encoding eugenol synthase 1 isoform X1 → MDREAKNKILIFGGTGNLGTYMVKASIKLGHPTFVFARPLTPQSTINKINLHKEFQSSGVTIIQGELKEHEKIVAILRQVDIVISVLPFPQVPDQIHIIEAIKVASNIKRFLPSEFGVEEDRLSFLPPFEACLEKKRKIRRAVEASGIPYTYVSANCFGAYFLNYLLRPHEQHEDVTIYGSGEAKAPFTYEEDIANYTIRVANDPRTCNKMVIYKMQKNILSQIELISLWEKKTGKYFKKVHVPEEELVKLAETLPFPDNVRASVLHSLFVKGDLVNYELGENDLEASSLYPDYKYTTVDQLLDVFLVDPPKPALATF, encoded by the exons atgGATAGGGAagctaaaaataaaatcctCATATTTGGAGGAACCGGCAACTTAGGCACATACATGGTGAAGGCAAGCATCAAGTTAGGGCATCCAACTTTTGTTTTTGCTCGCCCTCTCACCCCACAATCCACTATCAACAAGATCAACTTGCATAAAGAGTTTCAGTCTTCTGGTGTTACCATCATCCag GGGGAGTTGAAGGAACATGAAAAGATTGTGGCGATACTTCGTCAAGTAGATATTGTGATCTCAGTGTTACCATTCCCTCAAGTACCTGATCAGATTCATATTATTGAAGCCATTAAGGTTGCAAGTAACATAAAG AGGTTCCTTCCGTCGGAATTTGGGGTCGAAGAAGACCGGCTGAGTTTTCTGCCACCGTTTGAAGCTTGTTTAGAGAAGAAGCGAAAGATTAGAAGGGCAGTGGAAGCAAGTGGGATACCTTACACGTATGTATCAGCAAATTGTTTTGGTGCTTACTTTTTGAATTACTTGCTTCGTCCACACGAACAACATGAAGATGTTACTATCTATGGATCTGGTGAAGCCAAGG CTCCGTTTACTTATGAAGAAGATATAGCAAACTACACCATCAGAGTAGCAAATGATCCAAGAACATGCAATAAAATGGTGATTTATAAGATGCAGAAGAATATTTTGTCCCAGATTGAATTAATTTCGTTGTGGGAGAAGAAAACAGGTAAATATTTCAAGAAGGTTCATGTACCAGAGGAAGAACTTGTGAAACTGGCAGAGA CCTTACCATTTCCGGATAATGTACGAGCATCGGTTCTTCACAGTCTATTTGTAAAAGGTGATCTTGTGAACTATGAGCTTGGGGAGAATGACCTTGAAGCTTCTAGTTTATATCCAGATTATAAGTATACCACCGTCGATCAACTTCTCGATGTTTTCCTGGTTGATCCACCTAAGCCTGCTCTCGCTACATTTTGA